A single region of the Marinitoga hydrogenitolerans DSM 16785 genome encodes:
- a CDS encoding transglutaminase-like domain-containing protein, translating to MKFLSVGLPEDVQRELFLGNIGKALQLIEKKLTSPLPKLLKERLLYEKERLNRLILDYPYSIKDAKKIAKKTIKGFSELEFEQLLNNGDLDYIIIDGNMYFEKRFAFNIGFKYDEYKKRIKTDEKVLKGRELLHNRLDKIINGDKNKSYKVKARITVTPDYENIMGEKIKVWLPIPHESFQISNVKILDTSHEKFTILNSQQRTIYFEDETTNKSSFYVEFEYKISEWIDNIDINKVTEINFSNYKEFLVEKPPHILFTHYLKNLTEEIVGNEKNPYLKAKLIYDWITLNIKYSYVKPYGIYENIPQFVATNLKGDCGFQALLFITMCRIARIPSRWQSGWYINKYFASPHDWALFYIEPYGWLPADLSFGGARRNIPKYRKFYFGNLDGFRMVANNDFMVRLKNKKYYRSDPYDNQVGELETELGNIYSDKYTYKIKVISFEEVDDNE from the coding sequence ATGAAATTCTTATCAGTAGGATTACCAGAAGATGTTCAAAGAGAGTTATTTTTAGGTAATATTGGAAAAGCATTACAATTAATAGAAAAAAAATTAACTTCACCACTACCTAAATTATTAAAAGAAAGACTGTTATATGAAAAAGAAAGATTAAATCGTTTAATTCTCGATTATCCGTATTCAATAAAAGATGCAAAAAAAATCGCTAAAAAAACAATAAAAGGTTTTTCCGAACTAGAATTTGAACAGTTATTAAACAATGGTGACCTAGATTATATTATCATTGATGGAAATATGTATTTTGAAAAACGTTTTGCATTTAATATTGGCTTTAAATATGATGAATATAAAAAAAGGATAAAAACTGATGAAAAAGTTCTTAAAGGAAGAGAACTTTTACATAATAGATTAGATAAAATTATTAACGGAGACAAAAATAAAAGTTATAAAGTTAAAGCAAGAATAACCGTTACTCCTGATTATGAAAACATCATGGGAGAAAAAATAAAAGTTTGGTTACCTATTCCACATGAAAGCTTTCAAATTAGTAATGTAAAAATATTAGACACGAGTCATGAAAAATTTACTATTTTAAATTCTCAACAAAGAACTATCTATTTTGAAGATGAAACTACGAATAAAAGTTCTTTCTATGTTGAATTTGAATACAAAATTTCTGAATGGATTGATAACATTGATATTAACAAAGTCACAGAAATAAATTTTTCAAATTATAAAGAATTTTTAGTAGAAAAACCTCCACATATTCTTTTTACTCATTATTTAAAAAACTTAACAGAAGAAATAGTTGGAAATGAAAAAAATCCATATTTAAAAGCAAAATTAATATATGATTGGATAACGTTAAATATAAAATATTCATATGTAAAACCCTATGGCATTTATGAAAATATACCGCAATTTGTAGCGACTAATTTAAAAGGAGACTGCGGATTCCAGGCATTACTATTTATTACTATGTGTAGAATAGCAAGAATTCCATCTCGTTGGCAATCAGGATGGTATATTAACAAATATTTTGCTTCTCCCCACGATTGGGCTTTATTCTATATAGAGCCATACGGTTGGTTACCCGCTGATTTATCTTTTGGAGGAGCACGTAGAAATATTCCTAAGTATAGGAAATTTTATTTTGGAAATTTAGATGGTTTTAGAATGGTTGCAAATAATGATTTTATGGTTAGATTAAAAAATAAAAAATATTACAGGAGCGATCCATATGATAATCAAGTTGGCGAATTAGAAACAGAATTAGGAAATATATATTCTGATAAATATACTTATAAAATAAAAGTTATAAGTTTCGAGGAGGTTGATGATAATGAGTAA
- a CDS encoding recombinase family protein — MKKAAAYARVSTKDQSKISIEGQFKTIENFAKQYGFKIVDYFSDKDSGKKMKREQLDVLLENAYKGKYDVILVEKYDRFSRAGIDGQIIIQDLEKNYNVLVIAALEPFDVSTPQGRFTRTIILASYTLEGEMISQRTKMRMKDIASKKYWMGGNPPYGFDSYQIIDEEGKKRRKLKINEEQAKVVREIFELRLKNIGYSEIAKRLNDRGIKNARGNPWKASTILDMVNNPLYTGIYIYGKGTKRGRKRKEELKDAIIIENFVDPIIPKEVFEEVNKKNGKLTSALTKNKYLLKGLIYTEFGDRMLGSGGKTPSYVSSAWQYGKTRTYLGISKSKIEREVFLRVKHQLLKLDFNDEEFWEDFAETINYIKKLKSNVENDKIVALRKRLEEVEEQLINLTTAIKSGIINDEIKKENEILMKEKNDLINKIKMSNVNIVEETPENLRKKWKEKIEALENYDEDKLIEIYNQLIEQIIVYKDKYIEVKFKQFE, encoded by the coding sequence ATGAAAAAAGCTGCTGCTTATGCAAGAGTTTCGACAAAGGATCAATCAAAAATTTCAATTGAAGGACAATTCAAAACAATAGAAAATTTTGCAAAACAATATGGATTTAAAATAGTTGACTATTTTTCAGATAAAGACTCTGGTAAAAAAATGAAAAGAGAACAATTAGATGTTCTTCTAGAAAATGCTTATAAAGGAAAATATGATGTAATCCTTGTTGAAAAGTATGATCGTTTTTCAAGAGCTGGAATTGATGGGCAAATAATAATCCAAGATTTAGAAAAAAATTACAATGTTCTTGTCATTGCTGCATTAGAACCCTTTGATGTAAGTACTCCTCAAGGACGTTTTACAAGAACGATTATTCTGGCTTCATATACATTAGAAGGGGAAATGATTTCACAAAGAACTAAAATGCGAATGAAAGATATAGCATCAAAAAAATATTGGATGGGAGGAAATCCTCCTTATGGTTTCGATAGTTATCAAATTATTGACGAGGAAGGGAAAAAAAGAAGAAAATTAAAGATAAATGAAGAACAAGCAAAAGTAGTTAGAGAAATTTTCGAATTAAGATTAAAAAATATCGGATATTCTGAAATTGCTAAAAGATTGAATGATCGAGGTATAAAAAACGCTCGAGGTAATCCATGGAAAGCATCTACAATTCTTGATATGGTTAATAACCCATTATATACTGGAATATACATTTATGGCAAGGGAACAAAGCGTGGTAGAAAAAGGAAAGAAGAATTAAAAGATGCTATTATAATTGAAAATTTTGTTGATCCTATTATTCCTAAAGAAGTTTTTGAAGAAGTAAATAAAAAGAATGGAAAATTGACTTCTGCATTGACAAAAAATAAATATTTATTAAAAGGATTAATATATACAGAATTCGGAGATAGAATGCTTGGTTCTGGTGGTAAAACTCCAAGTTATGTTTCTTCTGCTTGGCAATACGGAAAAACAAGAACATATCTTGGTATATCTAAAAGTAAAATAGAGAGAGAAGTTTTTTTGCGTGTAAAACATCAATTATTAAAATTAGATTTTAATGATGAAGAATTTTGGGAAGATTTTGCAGAAACAATTAATTATATTAAAAAGTTAAAAAGCAACGTTGAAAACGATAAAATTGTTGCCTTAAGAAAAAGGTTGGAAGAAGTTGAAGAACAATTAATAAATTTAACAACGGCAATAAAATCTGGAATTATAAATGATGAAATAAAAAAAGAAAATGAAATTTTGATGAAAGAAAAGAATGATCTAATAAATAAAATAAAAATGTCTAATGTTAATATTGTTGAAGAAACACCTGAGAATTTGAGAAAAAAATGGAAAGAAAAAATAGAAGCTCTTGAAAATTATGATGAGGATAAATTAATAGAAATCTATAATCAATTAATTGAACAGATTATCGTTTATAAAGATAAGTATATTGAAGTAAAATTCAAACAGTTTGAATAA
- a CDS encoding DNA adenine methylase, with protein MARYSLSPLRYPGGKAKLFPVIKEILIKNNLIGSTYVEPFAGGAGLALLLLKENLVKKIIINDLDRSIYAFWYSTLNYTELFIKKIRKANINIDEWYKQKEIQKIKDKVDLFDLGFSTFFLNRTNVSGIIKGGVLGGKSQNGKYKIDCRFNKESLIKRMEFLSSMKKRIAIYNLDVFDLIKKIKYRKNYFIFFDPPYYNKGSELYQNYFTHNEHINLSKKIKTIKKIPWIVTYDNVEQIRQIYNKFYYYEYSLQYTANRRYKGKEIMIYSNLLKPIVF; from the coding sequence ATGGCTAGATATTCTTTATCTCCTTTAAGATATCCTGGCGGAAAAGCAAAATTATTTCCAGTGATTAAAGAAATTCTAATAAAAAATAATTTAATTGGTTCTACTTATGTAGAACCTTTTGCTGGTGGTGCAGGATTAGCTTTATTATTATTAAAAGAAAATTTGGTAAAGAAAATAATTATAAATGATTTAGATAGATCGATATATGCTTTTTGGTATTCAACCTTGAATTATACTGAGCTTTTTATAAAAAAAATTAGAAAAGCAAATATAAATATTGATGAATGGTATAAACAAAAAGAAATTCAAAAAATAAAAGATAAAGTTGATTTATTTGATCTTGGTTTTTCTACTTTTTTTCTTAATCGAACAAATGTTTCAGGAATAATAAAAGGTGGTGTTTTAGGTGGAAAAAGTCAAAATGGAAAATATAAAATTGATTGTAGATTTAATAAAGAATCTTTAATAAAAAGAATGGAATTTTTGTCTTCTATGAAAAAACGAATAGCTATTTATAATCTAGATGTTTTTGATTTAATAAAAAAAATAAAATATAGAAAAAATTACTTCATTTTTTTTGATCCACCATATTATAATAAAGGTTCTGAACTATACCAAAATTATTTTACACACAATGAACATATAAATTTATCCAAAAAAATCAAAACTATAAAAAAAATACCTTGGATCGTTACTTATGATAATGTAGAACAAATAAGACAAATTTATAATAAATTTTATTATTACGAGTATTCTCTTCAATATACAGCAAATAGAAGATATAAAGGAAAAGAAATAATGATTTATAGTAATCTTTTAAAACCAATAGTATTTTAA
- a CDS encoding AAA family ATPase, which translates to MVTKVEIKKFRNFENVTFEIGKLITLISGQNALGKSTLLAMIGNAFELKVKDGRPLLQNQFRTEFSEIIKLSKHYDLDKAKKEEWEYTICFRNDNYDDYRKTRLYYNKNHDRIRITPRGKLPNGKQTSAKIKWPVLYLGLSRLYPIGETRKNELYIKNGPKLNEEDIKWYQENYNNILSLHLEHENYKQINYKNLKFKKTLGHETKYYDFLTNSAGQDNLSQIIMAVLSFKKLRETYENYKGGILLIDELDATLHPSAQIELLDFLKKESKKLNLQIIATTHSLVLIETFLKKYVNSCGDNCQQPFPYKLVYLKRIGDIKASNIDIDSYEKIEAILKNEAYAKKEEEKERKKIRIFSEDAEARWLIKKLLKDYLDYVKLLEMSQGSDSLIEIRKYIEEIFYDSIIIFDSDVKKKEKFEEIKNKYDNILVLPGNENENPELVIYNYLNSLNPDDEIFERAQKFNEIHFDYILFKNKTFDKFKKNIQGEKNDDRILEKRWFNHFKQVFDTINLFERWKEDNKDVVDEFVDEFIRVYNNLATLNNLPKIKRK; encoded by the coding sequence ATGGTTACTAAAGTAGAGATTAAAAAATTCCGAAACTTTGAAAATGTTACTTTTGAAATAGGAAAACTCATAACTTTAATTTCAGGTCAAAACGCTTTAGGAAAATCAACATTGTTAGCAATGATTGGTAATGCTTTTGAATTAAAAGTAAAAGATGGGAGACCCCTTTTACAAAATCAGTTCAGGACAGAATTTTCAGAAATAATTAAACTGTCAAAACATTATGATTTAGATAAAGCAAAAAAAGAAGAATGGGAATATACTATATGTTTTAGAAATGATAATTATGATGATTACAGGAAAACTAGATTATATTATAACAAAAATCATGATAGGATAAGAATAACTCCTCGAGGGAAACTTCCAAACGGGAAACAAACATCTGCAAAAATAAAATGGCCAGTTTTATATTTAGGATTAAGCAGACTATATCCAATTGGTGAAACCCGAAAAAATGAACTATATATAAAAAATGGACCAAAATTAAATGAAGAAGACATAAAGTGGTATCAAGAAAACTATAACAACATTTTATCTTTACATCTTGAACATGAAAATTATAAACAAATAAATTATAAAAATCTTAAATTTAAAAAAACATTAGGTCATGAGACTAAATATTATGACTTCTTAACGAATTCAGCTGGACAAGATAATTTAAGTCAAATCATTATGGCTGTATTATCTTTTAAAAAGTTACGTGAAACATATGAAAATTACAAAGGGGGTATATTGTTAATAGACGAATTAGATGCAACTTTACATCCAAGTGCTCAAATTGAACTTTTGGATTTTCTAAAAAAAGAGTCGAAAAAATTAAATTTACAAATTATAGCAACAACACATTCATTAGTTTTAATAGAAACTTTTTTAAAAAAATATGTTAATAGTTGCGGAGATAATTGCCAACAACCTTTTCCATATAAATTAGTATACTTAAAAAGAATCGGGGATATTAAAGCATCTAATATTGATATAGACTCATATGAAAAAATTGAAGCTATATTAAAAAATGAAGCATATGCTAAAAAAGAGGAAGAAAAAGAAAGAAAAAAAATTAGGATTTTTTCAGAGGATGCTGAAGCGCGATGGCTTATAAAAAAACTATTAAAAGATTATTTGGATTATGTAAAATTACTGGAAATGTCACAAGGTTCAGATTCATTAATTGAAATAAGAAAGTATATAGAGGAAATATTTTATGATTCAATAATTATCTTTGATTCGGATGTTAAAAAGAAAGAAAAATTTGAAGAGATTAAAAATAAATATGATAATATTTTAGTTCTTCCTGGCAATGAGAATGAAAATCCAGAATTAGTTATTTATAATTATTTAAATTCATTAAATCCAGATGATGAAATTTTTGAAAGAGCTCAAAAATTTAATGAAATACATTTTGATTATATTCTATTTAAAAATAAAACATTTGACAAATTTAAAAAAAATATCCAAGGTGAAAAAAACGATGATAGGATATTAGAAAAAAGATGGTTTAATCATTTTAAACAAGTTTTTGATACAATAAATCTTTTTGAACGTTGGAAAGAGGATAATAAAGATGTTGTTGATGAATTTGTTGATGAATTTATCAGAGTTTATAATAATTTGGCTACTCTTAATAACCTTCCAAAAATTAAAAGGAAATAG
- a CDS encoding DUF2283 domain-containing protein, with amino-acid sequence MKNKYGYSPKGDVVYIKLKDSKSKYGDMIDDNIILFFDDDTDEIVGIEILSFKKTLEKGNLERKLKNYNLNIFDDLKKIYSSTNIS; translated from the coding sequence ATGAAAAACAAATACGGATATAGTCCGAAAGGTGATGTTGTTTATATAAAATTAAAAGATTCAAAAAGTAAATATGGTGATATGATTGACGATAACATCATACTTTTTTTCGATGATGATACTGATGAAATTGTAGGAATTGAAATATTATCGTTTAAAAAAACTTTAGAAAAAGGAAATTTAGAAAGAAAATTAAAAAATTATAATTTAAATATTTTTGATGATCTAAAGAAAATATATTCTTCAACCAACATTAGTTAG
- a CDS encoding helix-turn-helix domain-containing protein, which translates to MNKNMGNDIIREIKEGKFEKFELKSESLEEELENIIIDLVSELTLMRMEQGVSQKELAEKIGTKQTAISRLENASSNPSLKFLLKIIKALGGEMKITPHGKYTYTIPENYRETFEKIAKSEGKTIQEKIDALISMEIMNFSYKKIKVEFKNFNGKSSRNKKSKNNENALTAA; encoded by the coding sequence ATGAATAAAAATATGGGAAATGATATAATCAGAGAAATCAAAGAAGGAAAGTTTGAAAAATTTGAATTAAAGTCAGAATCGTTGGAAGAAGAATTAGAAAATATTATTATAGATTTAGTAAGCGAATTAACTTTAATGAGAATGGAACAAGGTGTTTCTCAAAAAGAACTTGCTGAAAAAATAGGCACAAAACAAACAGCTATTTCAAGATTAGAAAATGCAAGTTCAAATCCATCATTAAAATTTTTATTAAAGATAATTAAAGCATTAGGCGGAGAAATGAAAATAACTCCACATGGCAAATATACTTATACTATACCAGAAAATTATAGAGAAACTTTTGAAAAAATTGCAAAAAGTGAAGGTAAAACAATTCAAGAAAAAATAGATGCATTAATTTCAATGGAAATTATGAACTTTTCTTATAAAAAAATAAAAGTTGAATTTAAAAATTTTAACGGAAAGTCAAGCAGAAACAAAAAATCAAAAAATAATGAAAATGCACTTACAGCAGCATAA
- a CDS encoding LexA family protein, whose protein sequence is MEKFAERLKQARLNKNLRQKDLADLLHVGQSTIAMWERGKSIPDIKIASELAKILDVSVDFLLGINNKTTPIEDSKLTLKQIPVYGYVAANSEHGEIAYQELIDYIVIPDGMKGDFGLIVKGDSMEPRLKDGDVAVVLKQPILENGEIGVIIINGNEGVVKKYYKSENAITLISLNENHPPIVIPRRNWNDILIVGKVVGKYEKWE, encoded by the coding sequence ATGGAAAAATTTGCAGAAAGATTAAAACAAGCAAGATTGAATAAAAATTTAAGACAAAAAGATTTAGCTGATTTGCTTCATGTTGGTCAGTCTACTATAGCAATGTGGGAAAGAGGAAAATCAATTCCTGATATTAAAATTGCCTCTGAACTTGCAAAAATATTAGATGTATCTGTCGATTTTCTTTTAGGAATAAATAACAAAACAACTCCTATCGAAGATAGCAAACTTACTTTAAAGCAAATCCCTGTTTATGGTTATGTTGCTGCTAACAGTGAACATGGGGAAATTGCTTATCAAGAATTGATTGATTATATTGTTATACCCGACGGTATGAAAGGTGATTTTGGTTTAATCGTTAAAGGAGATTCAATGGAGCCTCGTTTAAAGGATGGAGATGTAGCTGTAGTTTTAAAACAACCAATTCTTGAAAACGGAGAAATTGGAGTAATCATTATCAATGGAAATGAAGGCGTAGTAAAAAAATATTATAAATCTGAAAATGCAATTACTTTGATCAGTTTAAATGAAAATCACCCGCCAATAGTAATACCAAGGCGAAATTGGAATGACATTCTCATCGTTGGTAAAGTAGTGGGGAAATACGAGAAGTGGGAGTGA
- a CDS encoding helix-turn-helix transcriptional regulator → MKKIKFYRLKKGLTQKKLAKLLNVQQNTVAMWETGRSKPPLDKALKIAKALGTTVEELFDFNDKPLARR, encoded by the coding sequence ATGAAAAAAATAAAATTTTATCGTTTAAAAAAAGGCTTGACACAAAAAAAGTTAGCCAAGCTCTTAAATGTTCAACAAAACACCGTAGCCATGTGGGAAACTGGTAGAAGCAAACCACCGCTTGACAAAGCCCTAAAAATAGCCAAAGCACTCGGAACGACTGTGGAAGAACTTTTCGATTTTAATGATAAACCATTAGCGAGGAGGTGA
- a CDS encoding phage antirepressor KilAC domain-containing protein has translation MRELIPVSEKIFGGEKIQTVNARELHKKLKVGSRFNDWIRNRIEKYGFIDGIDFITLTKNLVSGGKQKEYYISLDMAKELCMVENNELGRMFRKYFIEVEKRYKKIQTPKLPQNYLEALKELVRVEEERQALEAENKQMKPKAEAFNDLISTEGKYTMSEVAKLLNWGRNRLFKFLRMQGILRSNNEPYQEYVDRGYFKLRTYTIKHTDFEEVKVQTLVTPKGLEWIRKILKREIEFI, from the coding sequence ATGAGAGAACTTATTCCTGTAAGCGAAAAGATTTTTGGTGGAGAAAAAATTCAAACAGTAAATGCAAGAGAATTACACAAAAAGTTGAAGGTTGGATCAAGGTTCAATGATTGGATAAGAAACAGAATAGAAAAATATGGATTTATAGACGGTATTGATTTTATAACGCTTACTAAAAATTTAGTAAGCGGCGGAAAACAAAAAGAATATTACATTTCACTAGACATGGCAAAAGAATTATGTATGGTTGAAAATAACGAATTAGGAAGAATGTTCAGAAAATATTTTATTGAAGTTGAAAAGCGATATAAAAAAATACAAACACCAAAACTACCGCAAAATTATCTTGAAGCATTAAAAGAATTAGTAAGAGTAGAGGAAGAACGTCAAGCTCTTGAAGCAGAAAATAAACAAATGAAACCCAAAGCAGAAGCATTTAATGATTTGATTTCAACAGAAGGCAAATACACAATGTCAGAAGTTGCAAAATTATTAAACTGGGGACGAAACAGATTATTTAAGTTTTTAAGAATGCAAGGAATTTTAAGAAGCAACAACGAGCCTTATCAAGAATATGTAGATAGAGGATATTTTAAATTAAGAACATATACAATTAAACACACAGATTTTGAAGAAGTAAAAGTTCAAACTTTAGTTACACCAAAAGGTCTTGAGTGGATCAGAAAAATTTTAAAAAGAGAAATTGAGTTTATATAA
- a CDS encoding helix-turn-helix domain-containing protein: MSLPERLRNARELKGYTRQKLAEETGIALSSLYFYEKGERIPSADVIQKISKALNVSTAYFFEEIDTLEIPKPNKLPDFVKEQITKIDELKSLKLSEKLEIIGNELIDISKKIKDFE; the protein is encoded by the coding sequence ATGTCTTTACCAGAACGTTTGAGAAATGCTCGTGAATTAAAAGGATACACTCGTCAAAAATTAGCCGAAGAAACAGGTATAGCTTTATCTTCGCTATATTTTTATGAAAAGGGTGAGAGAATCCCAAGTGCTGATGTTATTCAAAAAATATCAAAAGCATTAAATGTATCTACAGCATATTTTTTTGAAGAAATTGACACACTTGAGATCCCTAAACCCAACAAACTACCAGACTTTGTCAAAGAACAAATTACAAAAATCGATGAATTGAAATCATTAAAACTTTCTGAAAAATTAGAAATCATCGGTAATGAGTTAATCGATATTTCTAAGAAAATTAAGGATTTTGAATAA
- a CDS encoding helix-turn-helix transcriptional regulator, translating to MKKIIKNNLRFYREKAGLTLQDLANATGISMSMLYFVEKNNRGISFFLADRIAYVLDVPLEEIFPEFAERKSPLPTK from the coding sequence ATGAAAAAAATTATAAAAAACAATTTAAGGTTTTACAGAGAAAAAGCTGGATTAACTTTACAAGATTTAGCCAATGCAACAGGAATATCTATGTCAATGCTTTATTTTGTCGAAAAAAACAACAGAGGAATATCTTTCTTTTTAGCCGACAGAATCGCATATGTTTTAGATGTTCCACTTGAAGAAATATTTCCTGAATTTGCTGAAAGAAAATCACCGTTACCAACTAAATAA
- the bet gene encoding phage recombination protein Bet: MSEIKPVESKEIKFSSEEVQLIKETVAKGTTDVEFRFFLELAKRYDLDPFKKQIWCVKYGNSPATIFTGRDGFLHIAHKSGKFASLKTFALVLDKNGEVKEADVCPDPRRLVGAKCYVFRNDWKEPLVQSVLLREYNTGKSNWAKMPETMIKKVAESMALRKAFDVSGLYAPEEFDQVKEEQYTETKNIRKQKTMSKNNKNINPQLILVLREKVKTLSEMLGVKEEMILHELERRVKKTIGEFTNDERNQAIKFLIKWIEKEEKAQQPEIIIEEPYKEENLMAEAARLFEENV, encoded by the coding sequence ATGAGTGAAATTAAACCTGTCGAGTCAAAAGAAATAAAATTTTCAAGCGAAGAAGTTCAATTAATAAAAGAAACTGTTGCTAAAGGCACAACAGATGTAGAATTTAGATTTTTTTTGGAGTTAGCTAAACGTTATGACTTGGATCCGTTTAAAAAACAAATTTGGTGCGTAAAGTATGGAAATTCACCGGCAACTATTTTTACTGGAAGAGATGGATTTTTACATATTGCTCATAAGTCTGGTAAATTTGCAAGTTTAAAGACATTTGCTTTGGTTCTAGATAAAAATGGAGAAGTAAAGGAAGCTGATGTTTGTCCTGATCCTAGAAGATTAGTTGGAGCAAAATGTTATGTTTTTAGAAACGATTGGAAAGAACCTTTAGTTCAATCTGTTCTTTTAAGAGAATATAACACTGGGAAAAGCAATTGGGCAAAAATGCCAGAGACAATGATCAAAAAAGTTGCAGAATCTATGGCATTAAGAAAAGCTTTTGATGTCTCAGGATTATATGCTCCTGAAGAATTTGATCAAGTAAAAGAAGAACAATACACCGAAACAAAAAATATAAGAAAGCAAAAAACTATGTCAAAAAATAATAAAAATATAAATCCACAATTGATTTTAGTTTTAAGAGAAAAAGTAAAAACTTTATCTGAAATGCTTGGTGTAAAAGAAGAAATGATATTGCACGAATTAGAAAGAAGAGTGAAAAAAACAATTGGAGAATTTACAAATGATGAAAGAAATCAAGCAATAAAATTTCTTATTAAATGGATTGAAAAAGAAGAAAAAGCACAACAACCTGAAATAATAATTGAGGAACCATATAAAGAAGAGAATTTAATGGCAGAGGCAGCAAGATTATTTGAAGAAAACGTTTAG
- a CDS encoding helix-turn-helix domain-containing protein, translating into MFSDNLRRIRIENKINQRELAKKLNVTQETISYWETGKRQPTLDKLVKLSKIFNISIDDLLK; encoded by the coding sequence ATGTTTTCAGATAATTTAAGAAGAATAAGAATAGAAAATAAAATTAATCAGAGAGAACTTGCAAAAAAATTGAATGTTACACAAGAAACTATTAGCTATTGGGAAACTGGGAAAAGGCAACCGACTTTAGACAAATTAGTAAAACTTTCTAAAATATTCAATATTTCAATAGATGATTTATTAAAATAA